One region of Mangifera indica cultivar Alphonso chromosome 3, CATAS_Mindica_2.1, whole genome shotgun sequence genomic DNA includes:
- the LOC123211652 gene encoding butanoate--CoA ligase AAE1-like produces the protein MEGTIRCSANYVPLTPISFLERSAIVYRDRLSVVYKDVKYTWKETHQRCIKLASSLAELGIDRGDVIAVLAPNIPAMYELHFGVPMAGAVLCTLNIRHDSAMVAVLLKHSEAKILIVDYQLLAIARGAVEILAKTTTKLPLLVIIPEWGTVRKPFPTHQNLEYESLLEKGKLDFEVRRPKDEWDPISLNYTSGTTSSPKGVIYSHRGAYLNSLAAALLNEMNSMPTYLWCVPMFHCNGWCLTWAVAAQGGTNVCLRSVTAKGVFDSVARYKVTHLGGAPTVLNMIVNAPASERRPLPGKVVVITGGAPPPPQILFSMEELGFVVKHTYGLTETYGPATVCTWKPEWDSLPRDAQAKIMARQGLHHLGMEEVDIKDPVTMKSVPPDANTMGEVMFRGNTVMNGYLKNSEATKDAFKGGWYRSGDLGVKHPDGYIELKDRSKDIIISGGENISTIELESVLFSHPLVLEAAVVGRPDHHWGETPCAFVKLKDGCHANSEEIIKYCRNRLPHFMAPRTVVFQDLPKTSTGKTQKFVLREKAKAMGSISKQRSSNL, from the exons ATGGAGGGTACAATCCGATGCTCTGCCAACTACGTTCCTCTGACTCCAATAAGCTTCTTGGAGCGCTCAGCTATCGTTTACAGAGACAGACTCTCTGTTGTCTATAAAGATGTTAAGTACACATGGAAAGAGACTCATCAAAGGTGTATCAAGCTTGCTTCTTCACTTGCTGAATTGGGAATCGATCGTGGAGATGTT ATTGCTGTATTGGCCCCCAACATTCCGGCAATGTATGAGCTACATTTTGGTGTTCCAATGGCTGGAGCGGTTCTCTGTACACTCAATATCCGTCATGATTCAGCTATGGTGGCAGTGTTACTGAAGCATTCAGAAGCCAAAATACTTATTGTAGATTATCAGTTATTGGCTATTGCTCGAGGAGCAGTTGAAATTCTAGCAAAGACTACAACCAAGCTGCCCCTCCTAGTCATAATCCCAGAGTGGGGCACAGTTAGGAAACCCTTTCCTACTCATCAAAACTTGGAATATGAGAGTCTTTTGGAAAAGGGAAAACTGGATTTCGAAGTTAGACGACCAAAAGATGAATGGGATCCTATTTCCCTGAACTACACTTCTGGCACCACTTCAAGCCCAAAAGGTGTCATTTATAGCCATAGAGGAGCATATCTCAATTCTCTGGCTGCGGCTCTACTCAATGAGATGAACTCCATGCCTACATATCTCTGGTGTGTGCCAATGTTTCATTGCAACGGGTGGTGCCTCACATGGGCTGTGGCTGCTCAGGGCGGAACAAATGTCTGCCTAAGGAGTGTCACTGCAAAGGGAGTATTTGATAGTGTTGCCCGGTACAAGGTAACCCACTTAGGTGGTGCTCCCACAGTTCTTAACATGATAGTCAATGCACCAGCTAGTGAAAGAAGGCCTCTCCCTGGGAAGGTAGTAGTGATAACAGGAGGTGCCCCTCCTCCTCCTCAAATACTATTCAGTATGGAAGAGCTTGGTTTTGTGGTGAAACACACGTATGGTTTGACAGAAACCTACGGTCCTGCAACAGTTTGTACCTGGAAACCTGAATGGGATTCATTGCCTCGAGATGCACAGGCCAAGATTATGGCCCGTCAAGGGTTGCATCATCTTGGAATGGAAGAAGTGGATATCAAAGATCCTGTAACCATGAAGAGTGTGCCACCAGATGCTAATACGATGGGTGAAGTAATGTTTAGAGGCAACACTGTGATGAatggttatttgaaaaattctgAAGCAACAAAGGATGCTTTCAAAGGTGGATGGTATCGAAGTGGAGACTTGGGGGTGAAACATCCTGACGGTTATATCGAATTAAAAGACAGATCAAAAGACATTATTATTTCCGGGGGAGAAAATATAAGCACAATTGAGCTGGAATCTGTGCTTTTCAGTCATCCATTGGTGCTTGAAGCAGCTGTGGTAGGACGACCAGATCACCACTGGGGGGAGACGCCTTGTGCTTTTGTGAAGTTAAAGGATGGCTGTCATGCTAACTCTGAGGAAATTATAAAGTATTGCCGGAATCGTTTACCTCATTTTATGGCTCCTCGTACTGTTGTTTTCCAAGATCTTCCAAAGACTTCCACaggaaaaacacaaaaatttgtTCTGAGGGAGAAGGCCAAGGCCATGGGGAGCATATCAAAACAGAGAAGCAGCAATCTGTAA
- the LOC123209934 gene encoding putative calcium-transporting ATPase 13, plasma membrane-type, with amino-acid sequence MTVPTILHANVARIKFLLDAPLSKKWHSAFAKIYCSRALLSLRKTTTKNTSKKVPRSSSYTVLSIVDVPLDNDDQYFKVDPGSLTELVKEKNLDRLHEFAGVHGVATALKTDIEGGICSSDEEDFARRRETFGSNTYKKPPSKSFFHFMVEAFKDVTILILSGCASLSLAFGIKEHGLKEGWYDGGSIFVAVFLVIAVSAVSNYRQSRQFDKLSKVSNNIQIEVIRKGRRQQISIFEIVVGDVVCLKIGDQVPADGLFLNGHSLLVDESSMTGESDHVEINSSQNPFLFSGTKVADGYGRMVVTSVGMNTLWGQMMSQISRDNDEQTPLQARLNKLTSSIGKVGLTVAFLVLVVLMTRYFTGNTTDENGNKEFIGSKTKVDNIVNAVVGIVASAVTIVVVAIPEGLPLAVTLTLAYSMKRMMRDQAMVRKLSACETMGSATVICTDKTGTLTLNQMKVTKFWLGQESITNGPASSISPRIVELIQEGVALNTTGTVYKATRGSEIEISGSPTEKAILSWAAQDLNMDMEQIKQSCIILQVEAFNSNKKRSGVMMRKKIDNTINVHWKGAAEMILAKCSSYYDASATVKDLDHDAREIFEHIIEGMAASSLRCIAFAHKSISEEEQEDAKDEKKLTEDSLSLIGLVGIKDPCRPGVKKAVDDCQHAGVNIKMITGDNVFTAKAIATECGILRPNGLVVEGEEFRNYTLEQRMEKVDKICVMARSSPFDKLLMVQCLKQKGHVVAVTGDGTNDAPALKEADIGLSMGIQGTEVAKESSDIVIMDDNFASVATVLKWGRCVYTNIQKFIQFQLTVNVAALVINFVAAVSAGEVPLTTVQLLWVNLIMDTLGALALATEKPTEELMDKPPVGRTEPLITNVMWRNLLAQALYQIAILLILQFRGESIFGVNEKVKDTLIFNAFVLCQVFNEFNARKLEKKNMFKGIHKSKLFLGIIAITIILQVLMVEFLKKFADTERLNWGQWGACISLAAASWLIGWLVKCIPVPEKPFFSYLKWKK; translated from the coding sequence ATGACCGTCCCTACCATTCTGCATGCAAACGTCGCTCGCATTAAGTTTTTACTTGATGCTCCTCTTAGCAAAAAATGGCATTCAGCTTTCGCCAAAATTTACTGCTCCAGAGCTCTTCTGTCTCTGCGCAAAACAACCACCAAAAATACTAGTAAAAAAGTTCCCCGCTCCTCTTCATATACTGTTTTGAGTATTGTCGATGTTCCACTGGATAATGATGATCAATACTTCAAGGTTGATCCCGGAAGCCTTACAGAGCTTGTGAAGGAGAAAAATCTAGACAGACTTCATGAGTTTGCTGGCGTTCATGGCGTAGCTACTGCTCTGAAAACAGATATTGAAGGAGGAATATGCAGCAGCGATGAAGAAGATTTTGCTCGGCGACGTGAGACGTTTGGTTCAAACACTTATAAGAAACCGCCATCAAAAAGCTTCTTTCATTTTATGGTGGAAGCATTCAAAGATGTTACTATATTGATTCTTTCAGGCTGTGCATCTCTTTCTCTTGCTTTTGGCATAAAAGAGCATGGCCTCAAGGAAGGTTGGTACGACGGTGGAAGCATTTTTGTGGCTGTCTTTCTTGTCATCGCGGTTTCAGCTGTAAGTAATTACAGACAAAGCAGACAATTTGACAAACTATCTAAAGTGAGCAACAATATCCAAATCGAAGTCATCAGGAAAGGTCGGCGgcaacaaatttcaatttttgaaatagtTGTTGGAGATGTTGTTTGCTTAAAAATTGGAGATCAAGTTCCTGCTGATGGATTGTTCCTGAACGGCCATTCCTTACTGGTAGATGAATCAAGCATGACAGGGGAGAGTGATCATGTGGAGATAAACAGCAGCCAGAATCCATTCTTGTTCTCTGGCACCAAAGTCGCCGACGGGTATGGTCGTATGGTTGTCACATCAGTTGGTATGAATACGCTATGGGGCCAAATGATGAGTCAAATAAGCCGGGACAATGACGAGCAAACACCTTTGCAAGCAAGGCTCAACAAGCTAACTTCATCGATAGGCAAGGTTGGATTGACGGTTGCTTTCTTGGTTCTTGTAGTCTTGATGACTCGCTACTTCACTGGAAATACAACAGACGAGAATGGAAACAAAGAATTCATTGGAAGCAAAACAAAGGTTGACAACATTGTCAATGCTGTGGTGGGGATTGTCGCTTCTGCAGTTACAATTGTCGTAGTTGCAATTCCAGAAGGTCTTCCATTAGCTGTCACGCTAACTCTTGCTTATTCGATGAAGAGAATGATGAGGGATCAAGCTATGGTGAGAAAGCTCTCTGCCTGTGAAACAATGGGCTCTGCCACCGTCATTTGTACTGATAAAACGGGGACTCTAACTCTAAATCAGATGAAGGTAACAAAGTTTTGGCTTGGCCAGGAATCTATCACAAACGGTCCTGCTTCTTCAATTTCTCCCAGAATTGTTGAATTGATTCAGGAAGGAGTTGCTTTAAATACAACTGGTACTGTCTACAAGGCTACTAGAGGGTCTGAAATTGAAATCTCAGGCAGTCCTACTGAAAAAGCAATTCTTTCTTGGGCTGCTCAAGATCTCAACATGGATATGGAGCAAATAAAACAGAGTTGTATTATTCTCCAGGTTGAGGCcttcaattcaaacaagaaaaggaGTGGAGTaatgatgaggaagaagataGACAACACAATCAATGTGCACTGGAAAGGAGCAGCAGAGATGATTCTAGCAAAGTGTTCGAGTTACTATGATGCATCTGCAACTGTCAAGGATCTGGATCATGATGCAAGGGAAATATTTGAGCACATTATTGAAGGTATGGCAGCTAGCAGTCTTCGATGCATTGCTTTTGCACATAAAAGTATTTCTGAAGAAGAGCAAGAAGATGCAAAAGATGAGAAAAAGTTAACTGAAGACAGCTTGAGTCTAATAGGACTGGTTGGTATCAAGGACCCATGTCGTCCAGGGGTAAAGAAAGCTGTGGACGATTGCCAACATGCTGGTGTGAACATCAAGATGATCACTGGTGACAATGTTTTCACTGCAAAAGCCATAGCCACTGAATGTGGAATCCTTAGGCCGAATGGGTTAGTCGTGGAAGGAGAGGAGTTCAGAAACTACACACTGGAGCAGAGAATGGAGAAAGTTGATAAAATATGTGTGATGGCAAGATCTTCTCCTTTTGATAAATTGCTCATGGTGCAGTGTTTGAAACAAAAAGGTCACGTAGTTGCAGTCACTGGGGATGGCACAAACGATGCACCAGCTCTAAAGGAAGCAGATATAGGACTTTCTATGGGAATACAAGGCACTGAAGTGGCCAAGGAGAGCTCGGATATAGTAATCATGGATGATAATTTTGCTTCTGTGGCCACAGTTCTGAAATGGGGAAGATGTGTTTACACCaatattcaaaaattcattCAATTCCAGCTTACAGTAAATGTTGCTGCTCTTGTAATAAACTTTGTAGCAGCAGTTTCTGCAGGTGAAGTACCTCTAACAACAGTTCAATTGTTGTGGGTGAATTTGATCATGGACACATTAGGCGCCCTAGCTCTAGCCACAGAGAAGCCAACCGAGGAGCTTATGGATAAACCACCTGTGGGTCGTACTGAGCCACTTATCACCAATGTTATGTGGAGAAATCTTTTAGCTCAAGCTTTATATCAAATAGCTATCTTGCTGATCTTACAGTTCAGAGGTGAATCAATATTTGGTGTTAATGAGAAGGTGAAGGATACCTTGATCTTCAACGCATTTGTCCTTTGCCAAGTCTTCAATGAATTCAACGCAAGGAAGCTTGAAAAAAAGAATATGTTTAAAGGGATACATAAGAGCAAGTTGTTTTTGGGGATCATCGCAATAACCATCATTCTTCAAGTATTAATGGTGGAATTTCTGAAGAAGTTTGCAGATACAGAGAGACTGAATTGGGGTCAATGGGGTGCTTGTATTAGTCTTGCGGCTGCATCTTGGCTAATTGGTTGGCTTGTTAAGTGCATACCTGTTCCAGAGAAACCATTTTTCAGCTATCTCAAGTGGAAGAAATAG
- the LOC123210273 gene encoding putative calcium-transporting ATPase 13, plasma membrane-type: protein MSVSTILHASFPCIEFLLDAPLSKKWHSAFAKIYCSRALLSLRKTTTKNTSKRVPRSSSYTVLSIVDVPLDNNDQYFKVDPRSLTELVKEKNLDRLHEFDEVHGVASALKTDIDGGICSGDEEDFARRRETFGSNTYKKPPSKSFFHFMVEAFKDVTILILSGCAALSLAFGIKEHGLKEGWYDGGSIFVAVFLVIGVSAVSNYRQSRQFDKLSKVSNNIQIEVIRNGRRQQISIFEIVVGDVVCLKIGDQVPADGLFLNGQSLQVDESSMTGESDHVEINSSQNPFLFSGTKVADGYGHMIVTSVGMNTLWGQMMSQISRDNGEQTPLQARLNKLTSSIGKVGLTVAFLVLIVLLTRYFTGNTTDENGNQEFIGSKTKVDKIVNAVVAIVASAVTIVVVAIPEGLPLAVTLTLAYSMKRMMMDQAMVRKLSACETMGSATVICTDKTGTLTLNQMKVTKFWLGQEYIKEGSPSSISPRVVELLHEGVALNTTGTVYKATTGSEFEISGSPTEKAILSWAAQDLSMDMEKIKQSCIILQVDAFNSKKKRSGVMMRKKIDNTINVHWKGAAEMILAKCSSYYDASGTVKNLDHDAREIFEHIIEGMAASSLRCIAFAHKSISEEVQEDDKMLTEDSLSLVGLVGIKDPCRPGVKNAVDDCQHAGVNIKMITGDNVFTAKAIATECGILRPNGLVVEGGEFRNYTPEQRMEKVDKICVMARSSPFDKLLMVQCLKQKGHVVAVTGDGTNDAPALKEADIGLSMGIQGTEVAKESSDIVIMDDNFASVATVVKWGRCVYTNIQKFIQFQLTVNVAALVINFVAAVSAGEVPLTAVQLLWVNLIMDTLGALALATEKPTGELMDKPPVGRTKPLITNVMWRNLLAQALYQIAILLILQFRGESIFGVNEKVKDTLIFNTFVLCQVFNEFNARKLEKKNVFKGIHKSKLFLGIIAITVILQVLMVEFLKKFADTERLNWGQWGVCISLAATSWPIGWLIKCIPVPERPFFSYLKWKK, encoded by the coding sequence ATGTCCGTCTCTACTATTCTCCATGCAAGCTTCCCTTGCATTGAGTTTTTACTTGATGCTCCTCTCAGCAAAAAATGGCATTCAGCGTTTGCTAAAATTTACTGCTCCAGAGCTCTTCTGTCTCTGCGCAAAACAACCACCAAAAATACTAGTAAAAGAGTTCCCCGCTCCTCTTCATATACTGTTTTGAGTATTGTCGATGTTCCACTTGATAATAATGATCAATACTTCAAGGTTGATCCCAGAAGCCTTACAGAGCTTGTGAAGGAGAAAAATCTAGACAGACTTCACGAGTTTGATGAGGTTCATGGCGTAGCTTCTGCTCTTAAAACAGATATTGATGGAGGGATATGCAGCGGCGATGAAGAAGATTTTGCTCGGCGACGTGAGACGTTTGGTTCAAACACTTACAAGAAACCGCCATCAAAAAGCTTCTTTCATTTTATGGTGGAAGCATTCAAAGATGTTACTATATTGATTCTTTCAGGCTGTGCAGCTCTTTCTCTTGCTTTTGGAATAAAAGAGCATGGCCTCAAAGAAGGTTGGTATGACGGTGGAAGCATTTTTGTGGCTGTCTTTCTTGTCATCGGGGTTTCAGCTGTGAGTAATTACAGGCAAAGCAGACAATTTGACAAGCTATCTAAAGTGAGCAACAATATCCAAATTGAAGTCATCAGGAATGGTCGACGgcaacaaatttcaatttttgaaatagtTGTTGGAGATGttgtttgtttaaaaattgGTGATCAAGTTCCTGCTGATGGGTTGTTCCTGAACGGCCAATCCTTACAAGTAGATGAATCAAGCATGACAGGGGAGAGTGATCATGTGGAGATAAACAGCAGCCAGAATCCATTCTTGTTTTCCGGCACAAAAGTTGCTGACGGGTATGGTCATATGATTGTCACCTCAGTTGGTATGAATACTCTATGGGGCCAAATGATGAGTCAAATAAGCCGGGACAATGGCGAACAGACGCCTTTGCAAGCAAGGCTCAATAAGCTAACTTCATCAATAGGCAAGGTTGGATTGACAGTTGCTTTCTTGGTTCTTATAGTCTTGCTGACTCGCTACTTCACTGGAAATACAACAGACGAGAACGGAAACCAAGAATTCATTGGAAGCAAAACTAAGGTTGACAAAATTGTCAATGCTGTGGTGGCGATTGTAGCTTCTGCAGTTACAATTGTTGTAGTTGCAATACCAGAAGGTCTTCCATTAGCAGTTACGCTAACTCTTGCTTATTCGATGAAGAGAATGATGATGGATCAAGCTATGGTGAGAAAGCTCTCTGCCTGTGAAACAATGGGCTCTGCCACTGTCATTTGTACTGATAAAACGGGGACTCTAACTCTTAACCAGATGAAGGTAACAAAGTTTTGGCTTGGCCAGGAATATATCAAAGAGGGTTCACCTTCTTCAATTTCTCCCAGGGTTGTTGAATTGCTTCATGAAGGAGTTGCTTTAAATACAACTGGTACTGTCTACAAGGCTACTACAGGATCTGAATTTGAAATCTCGGGCAGTCCCACTGAAAAAGCTATTCTTTCTTGGGCTGCTCAAGATCTCAGCATGGATATGGAGAAGATAAAACAGAGCTGCATTATTCTCCAAGTTGATGCcttcaattcaaaaaaaaaaaggagtggGGTtatgatgaggaagaagataGACAACACAATCAATGTGCACTGGAAAGGAGCAGCAGAGATGATTTTAGCAAAGTGTTCGAGTTACTATGATGCTTCTGGAACTGTCAAGAATCTGGATCATGATGCAAGGGAAATATTTGAGCACATTATTGAAGGTATGGCAGCTAGCAGCCTTCGATGCATTGCTTTTGCACATAAAAGTATTTCTGAAGAAGTGCAAGAAGATGATAAAATGTTAACTGAAGACAGCTTGAGCCTAGTAGGACTGGTGGGTATTAAGGACCCATGTCGTCCAGGGGTAAAGAATGCTGTGGATGATTGCCAACATGCTGGTGTGAATATCAAGATGATCACTGGTGACAATGTTTTCACTGCAAAAGCCATAGCCACTGAATGTGGAATCCTTAGGCCAAACGGATTAGTCGTGGAAGGTGGGGAGTTTAGAAACTACACACCAGAGCAGAGAATGGAGAAAGTTGATAAAATATGTGTGATGGCAAGATCTTCTCCTTTTGATAAATTGCTCATGGTGCAGTGCTTGAAACAGAAAGGTCATGTAGTTGCAGTCACCGGGGATGGTACAAACGATGCACCGGCTCTAAAGGAAGCAGATATAGGACTTTCTATGGGAATTCAAGGCACTGAAGTGGCTAAGGAGAGCTCAGATATTGTTATCATGGATGATAATTTTGCTTCTGTAGCCACAGTTGTAAAATGGGGAAGGTGTGTTTACACCAATATCcaaaaattcattcaatttcagCTTACAGTAAATGTTGCTGCTCTTGTAATAAACTTTGTAGCAGCAGTTTCTGCAGGTGAAGTGCCTCTAACAGCAGTTCAGTTGCTGTGGGTGAATTTGATCATGGACACATTAGGCGCCTTGGCTCTAGCCACAGAGAAGCCAACGGGGGAGCTTATGGATAAACCACCTGTGGGTCGTACTAAGCCACTTATCACCAATGTTATGTGGAGAAATCTTCTAGCTCAAGCTTTGTATCAGATAGCCATCTTGCTGATCTTACAGTTCAGAGGTGAATCAATTTTTGGTGTCAATGAGAAGGTGAAGGATACCTTGATCTTCAACACATTTGTCCTTTGCCAAGTCTTCAATGAATTCAATGCAAGGaagcttgaaaagaaaaatgtgtttAAAGGGATACATAAGAGCAAGTTGTTTTTGGGGATCATCGCTATAACTGTCATTCTTCAAGTATTAATGGTAGAATTTCTGAAGAAGTTTGCAGATACAGAGAGGCTAAATTGGGGCCAATGGGGTGTTTGTATTAGTCTTGCGGCTACATCTTGGCCGATAGGTTGGCTTATCAAGTGCATACCTGTTCCAGAGAGACCATTTTTCAGCTATCTCAAGTGGAAGAAATAG